AACGGAAAACATCTATTATACTGTTGTCTGATTCTGTTTTGTCACCGTTTGAAGGAAGGTGGTTCTGTGACTTGTTGTTATCGATCTCCATAGCTTCTAGTGATGAGTGTTGTTGCTGTGAGGCTTGGAATGCTTTCATAGTCTTCTCTCCAGCGAAACAGAGCTCGTACCTATTTGCAGACAAAGGTTATATTAAGCATCTAATAGCTCATTAACAAGATgagtttatatgattttaaaataccTGCATGAATGTGTTTCTAGGTACAGAACTTCTCCTTTCTTCAAGCGAGCAGAGGTGAACAGAGGCTTCTTGAGACCTTTATCGGCGACAATGCTTATGCTATATTTGATCCTGCAAAGAAAAGAGAGTAAATCCATGAGTGAGTAAAGCTGATAGTGCGTCTGATTCCTTTTAGGTGATAAAGATCCTAGGAGTTTACCAAGGTTCATTGCAAAGGTTGTATTGTATTGTTACTTCTCGAACAAACCTTTGTTGCCGCAGAGCATTCTACAAAACGATAAACAGGTCATTAGTGCTTGAAAGATGTGAAATATGAGCAAACTATGCGAGCAGATAAGCCATATGTTATAATCCAACAGTGTTGGAGGATTGCACCAAATGCTTGCAGTCAACAATACTGCAACTGGCTGATCAaattttaagagattttgaaacTGGAAGTAACGTACCGAAGCTGCTGCTCTGGTGGTCATAGATCTTTCAACAGCCATTGGTGCAAGTGTTGGCTCAACGGTTGAGGAGTGGGTAAGAGAGGGTTCAAGTTCAATAGTACCGCCTCCTTTCTGGAATCATAACATCAGAAACTCCATAAGTAATCCAACACTTTTTCACTTTCTAAACAGGATATTATGCACATACTCATAAAAAGATTTgtcaggaaaaaaaaaggagagaacAAAAATGAACAGATGTCAAATTACCTTCAGTATATAGCACCGCTCAACTCTGTAACTGCATCCGATTCCAGCTCCCCATGCTCGAGAGCGGACATTGTTCCTCAGCTTGGAAGTGTAGTCTAACAATTAAAAAGTTTGTTAAAATTACTCTCTTGATATGAAACAGAGATGAACTCAATATAGTATATCGTTTTGCTCATAAACATGGATAAGGTCAATAAGAAGGGAATAAAAGTAGAtagaggaaagatagctaacaTTCTTGTGACGGCAAGACTCGGATGGTTGCACGCAACTCTTGCATTGTAGGCGGAGGAGGGGAAGCAGTGGGCCGACAGTAACCGGTATGCATGAGAACTAGACGACAAGTAGACCAGAATCAGTGTGATGTCAGGACCGAACCAAGGAATCAATTGCAAAGATTCTTGAAGACACGTACCAGCAACAAGGTCGGAATCATCTGTGTATATATCTGTTCCCCATAGCTGGCCACCTCTTACCTGCACAAACAAGCCAAAGGTCTCAGAAGGTAACAAACATGGGATGCTTTAGAGATACAGATTGGAACTATAGCTATATGAGAAACTACACCATGTCAGTCATCTTaaggataaaaaataaaaaagattacGAGAGAATTTTGGATGAATCTTTAATTCTTACTTGGCGATTAGTAGCAGTAACATGCTCAGCTGGGATCCGAACTTCAAGAGTGGGACCATTACTTGCGAAATCACCACTTTTATCAGGGTGTGATGATTCATATTCCTTCCACAACTTAATCAGTTCTTGCATACATTCCCCAACTTTGTAAACAACAACCGGCACCTCTGGTTTGCCTGGATCATCAGTATAACATAGTTCAACAAGCTGACGCTCTAACCAAATTATGTTTCCCATAACAGTACAAAGAGTTTAAAGTAGTAAGATAAAAGTAGCAGACACTTGATATATGTTTATTAGACCTAGACCTTAGACCAATCACGAAAAATGCAGAGGTATAAGCAACTTCAAGGAACCCAAATCTGAAATAGTATCGAGGATGAACCGACTTTTTGaattctatattttacattttagtgtGAGAGTAACGAACTGCAACCTAAAGACCATTATCAATGCACATGTAAAATCAAATGCCAGTTTAACCGATTTCTTTTTGTTCTCCAAGCAGTGCAAAAGGATCCTTTCTCGAAGATATTGTAACGAATGATTACCTTGTACCCTGCAAAAGAAACACAATCAAACATAAATGATTAGATTAAATGCCAGATTAGTGACTGAAAAAAAGTTGAGGACTTAGCCAATAACTAACttacatgataaaaaaaataaatgcagGCCAAAATATTCTTAACACAGTGAAAGATAGGCGGTAGAGAAGAATAtccagagagaaaaaaaaaatcaaatttaggTTTCAAGAGATAAGTGACACTACAAAGTACAACTATGGATGCAAAGTTTTCTTTTAAgtcaaaaaaacaataatggTAATAAGATATCTATCACCGGCACATTTGACTAAATAGGTTCAATTTCAAACTTCAACAAATCTTGGCATGTCTCTCTAAATGCTAAGAAATTTTAGAGGATTTAGCTAAGAAATGAGAGGCAGAGAGACGCACCCTTCGTTGTCCTGACTCCGTGAACGGACACGGTCGCGGTTTGTGGTCTGTGGGCTGCCTCTCGGTCTCAGCATTCTCTTCCGTTGCTGAACTCCACAGTTGAAGGCATCCTTATCCCTCTCTGCAGCTCCTTCACCCTCCAAACACCCATCTTCAGGTTCCTTTTCACCGACTCTGCTGCGCTTTTCAGCTCTTTCGGCTTCAGAGTCGccttccctctctctccttttgtCCTTTGATTCTCTTTCATCTCCCTCCGGTTcgttcagcttcttctgctcaGGTGCCACGTGTTCCTGTTCTGCAGGCTTGGAAGATGCTTCTCCCAACTCTTTCTCGTTCTGCGAGACCTCTTTCTCAGCACCACCAGTCCGCGGCTCTCTTTTCACATGAtctttctccttctccttctccttatTCCTTTCTCGATCGTTCTGCTCCATCCTCTCCCGTTCCCACTTCTCTGTCTCTCTTCCAATCTCTCTTGGTTCGCTCGTTACACTACCAAAAGGCACAGACCCTCTGCGGTCGTTTCTATCCTTGTCCCTGTCCCCCCACTCTCTATGCTTCAAAtcttttctcttcttgtctttgtCCTTGAACCTATCTTCTCCTTTTGCATCAACCTTGTTTTCTCCAAGCCCTTCTAAATGCGCTCCCTCCACAGGAGCCGATAAATCTTTAACCCCAACCTCCGTTGACCCTTGAGGGTTATTACCACGGGATACAACCCACGGCTCCACATTTGCGGTTGAGCCCTCAGCTCTCTTCCCTCTATGGTAATCCTTCTGCTCCTTCCAAGGCAAGTGAGCATGCCCCTCCTTCTCCATCTTAACCTCACCCTTCTGGTCATTGTAATTCTGATTCTCCCTTATATGACCTTTCCCACTAAAATCATCCCCAAGACGCTCAGGCTTAGCGTCCCTATCACTCTTGGGACCTTGAACCTCCCTCTTCGCCTCACCATATATCCCTCTTCCATCACTCCTGGAATAGCTTCCGGGATTACTCTCAAACTTGGCATCTCTCTCTCCCTTGGGACCATGAACCTCCCTCTTACCCTCACCATGTACCTCTCTCCCATCACTCCTGCTGTCTCTGCTCTCAACCTTAGCACCATCTCTCGACTCCAACGTCACGGAGGGGTGAGTCAAATGAGGATCGCTTGAAGAACCCGTCACCGGCAGGGAGGGAGAGCGATAGACGCCGTGAAGAGGAGAGCGtctctctcctcctccatcTCTAGGCTCACTTCTCGGACCCTTGACGGTTCTTGATTCCACCTCGTAACCAGGAGAAGGAGCAGAAGCAAGTGGTGGTTGTTGGTGAGAATGGGGATGAGGAATGGAGTGAAGGTGAGGCTGTTGTTGTTGATGGTGGTGGTGAGCctgaggaggaggtggtggagtAACGGGAAGG
The window above is part of the Brassica napus cultivar Da-Ae chromosome C3, Da-Ae, whole genome shotgun sequence genome. Proteins encoded here:
- the LOC106384968 gene encoding zinc finger CCCH domain-containing protein 13, translating into MSGVPKRSHEEGASSSAAKYPHEDSGSSYPNKSTHPLPVTPPPPPQAHHHHQQQQPHLHSIPHPHSHQQPPLASAPSPGYEVESRTVKGPRSEPRDGGGERRSPLHGVYRSPSLPVTGSSSDPHLTHPSVTLESRDGAKVESRDSRSDGREVHGEGKREVHGPKGERDAKFESNPGSYSRSDGRGIYGEAKREVQGPKSDRDAKPERLGDDFSGKGHIRENQNYNDQKGEVKMEKEGHAHLPWKEQKDYHRGKRAEGSTANVEPWVVSRGNNPQGSTEVGVKDLSAPVEGAHLEGLGENKVDAKGEDRFKDKDKKRKDLKHREWGDRDKDRNDRRGSVPFGSVTSEPREIGRETEKWERERMEQNDRERNKEKEKEKDHVKREPRTGGAEKEVSQNEKELGEASSKPAEQEHVAPEQKKLNEPEGDERESKDKRREREGDSEAERAEKRSRVGEKEPEDGCLEGEGAAERDKDAFNCGVQQRKRMLRPRGSPQTTNRDRVRSRSQDNEGVQGKPEVPVVVYKVGECMQELIKLWKEYESSHPDKSGDFASNGPTLEVRIPAEHVTATNRQVRGGQLWGTDIYTDDSDLVAVLMHTGYCRPTASPPPPTMQELRATIRVLPSQEYYTSKLRNNVRSRAWGAGIGCSYRVERCYILKKGGGTIELEPSLTHSSTVEPTLAPMAVERSMTTRAAASNALRQQRFVREVTIQYNLCNEPWIKYSISIVADKGLKKPLFTSARLKKGEVLYLETHSCRYELCFAGEKTMKAFQASQQQHSSLEAMEIDNNKSQNHLPSNGDKTESDNSIIDVFRWSRCKKPLPQKLMRSIGFPLPPDHVEVLEENLDWEDVQWSQTGVWIAGKEYTLARVHFLAPN